In the Pseudomonas orientalis genome, one interval contains:
- the truA gene encoding tRNA pseudouridine(38-40) synthase TruA, with translation MAAAGFYRIALGVEYKGSRYRGWQRQASGVLTVQETLENALSKVADSPVSLMCAGRTDAGVHACGQVVHFDTQAERSMKAWVMGANINLPHDVSVTWARVMPAHFHARFKAIARRYRYVIYNDQIRPAHLNQEITWNHRPLDAERMAEAAQHLVGVHDFSAFRAGQCQAKSPIKEVHHLRVTRHGKMIVLDIRAGAFLHHMVRNIAGVLMTIGTGERPVEWAREVLESRVRRTGGVTAHPFGLYLVEVEYRDEFELPERFIGPHFLTGFSELGG, from the coding sequence ATGGCGGCCGCAGGCTTTTACCGCATCGCCCTCGGCGTGGAATACAAAGGCTCACGCTATCGCGGCTGGCAGCGCCAGGCATCCGGCGTGCTGACGGTGCAGGAAACCCTGGAAAATGCTTTATCGAAAGTCGCCGACTCGCCGGTGTCGCTGATGTGTGCCGGGCGTACCGACGCTGGCGTGCATGCCTGCGGTCAGGTGGTGCATTTCGATACCCAGGCTGAACGCTCGATGAAGGCGTGGGTGATGGGCGCCAATATCAACCTGCCCCATGACGTCAGTGTCACCTGGGCCAGGGTCATGCCGGCGCATTTTCATGCGCGCTTCAAGGCCATCGCCCGGCGTTACCGCTACGTGATCTATAACGATCAGATCCGTCCGGCGCACCTGAACCAGGAAATCACCTGGAACCACCGTCCGCTGGACGCCGAGCGCATGGCCGAGGCTGCGCAGCATCTTGTGGGCGTGCATGATTTCAGCGCGTTCCGTGCCGGCCAATGCCAGGCCAAGTCGCCGATCAAGGAAGTCCACCATTTGCGCGTAACCCGTCATGGCAAGATGATTGTGCTGGATATCCGTGCCGGTGCATTCCTGCATCACATGGTGCGCAACATCGCGGGCGTGCTGATGACCATCGGTACTGGCGAGCGTCCGGTGGAATGGGCCCGGGAAGTGTTGGAAAGCCGCGTGCGCCGTACCGGCGGGGTCACGGCGCATCCGTTCGGCCTGTACCTGGTGGAGGTGGAGTACCGCGACGAGTTCGAACTGCCGGAGCGTTTCATCGGGCCACACTTCCTCACCGGTTTCAGCGAACTTGGCGGCTGA
- a CDS encoding FimV/HubP family polar landmark protein: MVQVRKLVLAIAAASALSSGMAQALQLGEMTLKSKLNQPLSVEIELLDVGGLTASEITPSLASSQAFVDAGVDRQAFLDQLTFTPVVNPNGRSVVRVTSDKPLPDSYVRFLLQVQWPNGRLMRDYSVLLDPAKFDQPTPAASAPAPRLSAPTGTVAATSKPAQHTTTARDTLWEIAEKNRNGGSVQQTMLAIQALNPDAFVDGNINRLKTGQVLRLPDTVQSTALAQPQAITEVAAQNAAWRQGRRTANQKVAGKAQLDATKRTETGNAPSSTNAKDNLSLVSAEAAKKGADGKAGDSRALSDKLAMTQEQLDTTRRDNEELKSRAADLQSQLDKLQKLIQLKNDQLARLQAEKGDAAVPAPAAAPVVAMPAPSADEPAPAEQAPIAAPAPEPAKPDAAPATTEGKFNELLTNPIVLGVLGGAAVILALLLLLLWVRHRNARLEEEKHLRMARALAEEPEFTSSLERDLPSDSFEGLEVPPPNVAPAPAPARPPVVEPVVPSVASVLAPLAVAVAPQNASDALAQAQSHIDRGHLNQAADVLEQAIKREPKRSDLRLKLMEVYGLQNNKDGFVNQERQLVANGENHAQVEQLKSRFPAMAVLAAGVSAAVAAAALDAQYVKDLLEDKPAAPAPEPVDTDFDLSLDELEAASPAEVKDDQQTFEALLQQQTAANASADDLSDFDLDLQLDAPASAQSDDDFLSGLEEQIKDAPAVEPPTLAPAALDDFDLPEDFDLSLADEPESAAKPDAFTSELDDVNAELDRLSQSLEHPSIEPSFTAEDAALGDDEPDFDFLSGTDEVATKLDLAQAYIDMGDADGAKDILSEVLTEGNETQRGEAKEMLGRI, translated from the coding sequence ATGGTTCAAGTTCGCAAACTGGTGTTAGCAATAGCGGCCGCCTCGGCGCTGTCCTCCGGTATGGCGCAGGCGCTGCAACTTGGGGAGATGACCCTCAAGTCGAAGTTGAACCAGCCGCTGTCGGTGGAAATCGAATTGCTCGACGTCGGCGGCCTCACGGCGTCCGAGATTACCCCGAGCCTGGCGTCGTCCCAGGCGTTCGTCGATGCCGGTGTCGATCGCCAGGCCTTTCTCGACCAGCTTACCTTTACGCCAGTGGTCAATCCCAATGGCCGCAGCGTGGTGCGTGTCACCTCTGACAAGCCGCTGCCCGATTCCTATGTGCGCTTTCTGTTGCAGGTGCAGTGGCCTAATGGCCGCCTGATGCGTGACTACAGCGTGCTGCTCGATCCCGCCAAATTCGACCAGCCCACACCGGCTGCCAGCGCCCCGGCGCCGCGATTGAGTGCGCCGACCGGCACCGTGGCGGCCACCAGCAAGCCTGCGCAACATACCACCACGGCTCGCGACACTTTGTGGGAAATTGCCGAGAAAAACCGCAATGGTGGCTCTGTGCAACAGACCATGCTGGCCATTCAGGCGCTCAACCCGGATGCCTTTGTCGATGGCAACATCAACCGCCTGAAAACCGGCCAGGTCCTGCGTCTGCCGGACACCGTGCAAAGTACTGCGCTGGCCCAACCCCAGGCGATCACCGAAGTGGCTGCGCAGAACGCCGCCTGGCGCCAGGGCCGCCGTACCGCCAACCAGAAGGTGGCGGGCAAGGCCCAGTTGGACGCCACCAAACGCACCGAGACCGGCAATGCGCCGTCGAGCACCAACGCCAAGGACAACTTGAGCCTGGTGTCGGCCGAGGCAGCCAAAAAAGGTGCCGACGGCAAGGCGGGTGACAGCCGGGCGTTGAGCGACAAGCTGGCGATGACGCAAGAGCAACTGGACACCACCCGTCGCGATAACGAAGAGCTCAAAAGCCGCGCGGCAGATTTGCAAAGCCAGTTGGACAAGCTGCAAAAGCTGATTCAACTGAAAAACGATCAACTGGCCCGGTTGCAGGCCGAGAAGGGCGACGCAGCGGTGCCCGCGCCGGCAGCGGCGCCCGTGGTGGCGATGCCTGCGCCGTCAGCCGATGAACCGGCACCTGCCGAGCAAGCCCCGATTGCCGCACCGGCGCCCGAACCGGCCAAGCCGGATGCAGCGCCTGCTACCACCGAAGGCAAATTCAACGAGCTGTTGACCAATCCCATCGTGCTCGGTGTGCTCGGTGGCGCGGCCGTCATCCTGGCGTTGCTGCTCCTGCTGTTGTGGGTACGCCATCGCAACGCCCGTCTTGAAGAAGAGAAGCACCTGCGCATGGCGCGAGCGCTGGCTGAGGAGCCTGAGTTCACGTCGAGCCTGGAGCGCGACCTGCCCTCCGACAGTTTCGAAGGCCTGGAAGTGCCGCCGCCGAATGTTGCGCCCGCGCCTGCGCCTGCGCGCCCTCCGGTAGTTGAACCGGTCGTGCCTAGCGTCGCCTCCGTGCTTGCGCCGCTGGCGGTTGCGGTTGCCCCGCAGAATGCCAGCGATGCGCTGGCCCAGGCCCAGTCCCATATCGACCGTGGACACCTGAACCAGGCGGCCGATGTACTTGAGCAAGCGATCAAGCGCGAGCCCAAGCGCAGCGACCTGCGTTTGAAATTGATGGAAGTGTACGGGCTGCAAAATAACAAGGACGGTTTCGTCAACCAGGAACGTCAACTGGTGGCCAACGGTGAAAACCATGCCCAGGTCGAGCAGCTCAAAAGTCGTTTCCCGGCCATGGCGGTGTTGGCGGCAGGTGTAAGTGCCGCGGTGGCCGCTGCTGCCCTGGACGCCCAGTACGTCAAGGACTTGCTGGAAGACAAGCCGGCTGCGCCTGCGCCGGAGCCTGTGGATACCGATTTCGATCTGAGCCTGGACGAACTTGAGGCGGCGTCGCCGGCTGAGGTTAAAGACGATCAGCAGACATTCGAGGCGCTCCTTCAGCAGCAGACGGCAGCCAATGCCAGTGCCGACGACCTGTCGGACTTCGATCTGGATCTGCAACTGGATGCACCGGCGTCCGCGCAATCGGACGATGACTTCCTGTCCGGTCTCGAAGAACAGATCAAAGATGCGCCTGCCGTCGAGCCGCCGACCCTGGCCCCTGCGGCCCTGGATGACTTCGATTTGCCGGAAGATTTCGACCTCTCCCTGGCGGACGAGCCCGAATCGGCGGCCAAGCCGGATGCCTTCACTTCGGAATTGGATGACGTCAACGCCGAACTCGATCGTCTGTCCCAGAGCCTGGAGCATCCTTCCATCGAGCCGTCCTTCACCGCTGAAGATGCCGCGCTCGGTGACGATGAACCTGACTTTGACTTCCTTTCGGGCACCGATGAGGTCGCCACCAAGCTGGACCTGGCCCAGGCTTATATCGACATGGGCGATGCCGATGGTGCCAAGGATATCCTGTCCGAAGTGCTGACCGAGGGCAACGAGACCCAGCGCGGCGAAGCCAAGGAAATGCTCGGCCGAATCTGA
- a CDS encoding aspartate-semialdehyde dehydrogenase, with product MTQTFEIAVIGATGTVGETLVQILEELDFPVGTLYLLAGNNSAGASVPFRGKNVRVKEVDEFDFNKAQLAFFAAGPAVTLSFAPRAIAAGCSVIDLSGALPAEQAPHVVPEANAHVLKGLKKPFQIASPSASATHLAVVLAPLRGLLDIQRVSVTANLAVSALGREAVSELARQTAELLNVRPLEPTFFDRQVAFNLLAQVGTPDAQGHTALEKRLVHELRAVLETPLLKISAACVQAPVFFGDSLTVSLQLGAPADLAAVNSALEKAPGIELVEAGDYPTAVGDAVGQDVVYVGRVRAGVDDPAELNLWLTSDNVRKGAALNAVQVAQLLIKGLA from the coding sequence ATGACCCAGACCTTTGAAATCGCCGTGATCGGCGCCACCGGCACCGTTGGCGAAACCCTGGTGCAGATTCTCGAAGAGCTGGACTTCCCGGTAGGCACCCTCTATTTGCTGGCGGGCAACAATTCCGCCGGTGCCTCGGTGCCGTTCCGGGGCAAGAACGTGAGGGTGAAGGAAGTCGATGAGTTCGATTTCAACAAGGCGCAACTGGCCTTCTTCGCGGCCGGCCCGGCGGTGACCCTGAGCTTCGCCCCTCGCGCCATTGCTGCCGGGTGTTCGGTGATCGACTTGTCTGGCGCATTGCCTGCCGAACAGGCGCCGCACGTGGTGCCGGAAGCCAACGCTCACGTGCTCAAAGGCTTGAAAAAACCGTTTCAAATCGCCAGCCCTAGCGCGTCTGCCACCCATCTGGCTGTAGTGCTGGCGCCGTTGCGTGGCCTGCTGGATATCCAGCGCGTAAGCGTCACCGCCAACCTGGCCGTGTCCGCCCTGGGCCGCGAGGCCGTCAGTGAGTTGGCCCGCCAGACGGCCGAACTGTTGAATGTGCGCCCGCTGGAGCCGACCTTCTTTGATCGGCAAGTGGCCTTCAACCTGCTGGCACAAGTCGGCACACCGGACGCCCAAGGTCACACAGCGCTGGAGAAACGCCTCGTACATGAGTTGCGAGCCGTGCTGGAAACACCTTTACTGAAAATTTCTGCCGCCTGCGTTCAAGCCCCGGTGTTTTTCGGCGATAGCCTGACAGTGTCGCTGCAGTTGGGTGCGCCAGCCGATCTGGCTGCGGTGAACAGCGCCCTTGAGAAGGCCCCGGGTATCGAGCTGGTCGAGGCGGGCGACTACCCGACGGCCGTCGGCGATGCGGTGGGCCAGGACGTTGTTTATGTAGGGCGAGTACGCGCGGGTGTCGACGACCCTGCTGAACTAAATCTGTGGCTGACGTCAGATAACGTACGCAAAGGCGCGGCGCTTAACGCCGTGCAAGTGGCGCAGTTGTTGATAAAAGGCCTTGCGTAA
- the asd gene encoding aspartate-semialdehyde dehydrogenase — protein sequence MKRVGLIGWRGMVGSVLMQRMLEEQDFDLIEPVFFTTSNVGGQGPSVGKDIAPLKDAYSIEELKTLDVILTCQGGDYTSEVFPKLREAGWQGYWIDAASSLRMQDDAVIILDPVNRKVIDQQLDAGTRNYVGGNCTVSLMLMGLGGLFEAGLVEWMSAMTYQAASGAGAQNMRELIKQMGATHAAVADQLADPASAILDIDRRVADAMRSEAYPTENFGVPLAGSLIPWIDKELPNGQSREEWKAQAETNKILGRFKNPIPVDGICVRIGAMRCHSQALTIKLNKDVPIADIEGLISQHNPWVKLVPNNRDISMQELSPTKVTGTLNVPVGRLRKLNMGSQFLGAFTVGDQLLWGAAEPLRRMLRILLER from the coding sequence ATGAAACGTGTAGGTCTGATCGGTTGGCGCGGTATGGTCGGTTCCGTGCTCATGCAGCGGATGCTGGAAGAGCAGGATTTCGATCTTATTGAGCCGGTGTTTTTCACCACTTCGAACGTAGGTGGCCAAGGGCCGTCCGTGGGCAAGGATATTGCCCCGCTCAAGGATGCCTACAGCATTGAAGAGCTCAAGACCCTCGACGTTATTCTGACCTGCCAGGGCGGCGACTACACCAGCGAAGTCTTCCCCAAGCTGCGCGAAGCCGGCTGGCAGGGCTACTGGATCGACGCCGCCTCGAGCCTGCGCATGCAGGACGATGCCGTGATCATCCTCGACCCGGTCAACCGCAAGGTCATCGACCAGCAACTGGATGCCGGCACCCGGAACTACGTGGGCGGCAACTGCACCGTCAGCCTGATGCTGATGGGCCTGGGCGGCTTGTTCGAGGCCGGCCTGGTCGAGTGGATGAGCGCCATGACCTATCAGGCGGCGTCCGGCGCCGGCGCGCAGAACATGCGTGAACTGATCAAGCAGATGGGTGCGACCCACGCTGCGGTTGCCGATCAACTGGCCGACCCGGCCAGCGCGATCCTGGATATCGACCGCCGTGTGGCCGACGCCATGCGCAGCGAAGCCTATCCGACCGAAAACTTCGGCGTGCCATTGGCCGGTAGCCTGATCCCGTGGATCGACAAGGAACTGCCCAACGGCCAGAGCCGCGAAGAGTGGAAGGCTCAGGCCGAGACCAACAAGATCCTCGGTCGCTTCAAGAACCCGATCCCGGTGGACGGCATCTGTGTGCGTATCGGTGCCATGCGCTGCCACAGCCAGGCGCTGACCATCAAGCTGAACAAAGACGTGCCGATCGCCGATATCGAAGGGCTGATCAGCCAGCACAACCCCTGGGTCAAGCTGGTGCCGAACAACCGTGATATCAGCATGCAGGAGCTGAGCCCGACCAAGGTCACCGGCACTCTGAATGTACCGGTGGGCCGTCTGCGCAAGCTGAACATGGGTAGTCAGTTCCTGGGCGCGTTTACCGTTGGTGACCAGTTGCTGTGGGGCGCGGCTGAGCCGTTGCGTCGCATGCTGCGGATTTTGCTCGAGCGTTGA
- the leuB gene encoding 3-isopropylmalate dehydrogenase, producing the protein MSKQILILPGDGIGPEIMAEAVKVLELANSKYSLGFELSHDVIGGAAIDKHGVPLADETLDRARAADAVLLGAVGGPKWDKIERDIRPERGLLKIRAQLGLFGNLRPAILYPQLADASSLKPDVVAGLDILIVRELTGGIYFGSPRGVRELENGERQAYDTLPYSESEIRRIARVGFDMARVRGKKICSVDKANVLASSQLWREIVEEVAKDYPDVELSHMYVDNAAMQLVRAPKQFDVIVTDNLFGDILSDQASMLTGSIGMLPSASLDTNNKGMYEPCHGSAPDIAGQGIANPLATILSVSMMLRYSFNLADAADAIEKAVSLVLDQGLRTGDIWSQGCTKVGTQEMGDAVVAALRNL; encoded by the coding sequence ATGAGCAAGCAGATTCTGATTCTCCCTGGCGACGGTATCGGTCCGGAAATCATGGCCGAAGCGGTCAAGGTGCTGGAGCTCGCCAACAGCAAGTACAGCCTGGGCTTCGAGCTGAGCCACGACGTGATCGGCGGCGCCGCCATCGACAAGCACGGCGTGCCCCTGGCCGATGAAACCCTGGACCGTGCCCGCGCGGCCGACGCTGTGCTGCTGGGCGCCGTGGGCGGCCCGAAGTGGGACAAGATCGAACGGGACATCCGCCCTGAGCGCGGCCTGCTGAAAATCCGTGCGCAACTGGGCCTGTTCGGCAACCTGCGCCCGGCCATCCTTTATCCGCAACTGGCCGACGCCTCGAGCCTCAAGCCGGACGTGGTGGCGGGTCTGGACATCCTCATCGTGCGTGAGCTGACCGGCGGTATCTATTTCGGTTCGCCACGCGGTGTGCGCGAGTTGGAAAACGGCGAGCGTCAGGCCTACGACACCCTGCCGTACAGCGAAAGCGAAATCCGCCGTATCGCCCGTGTCGGTTTCGACATGGCCCGCGTGCGCGGCAAGAAGATCTGCTCGGTGGACAAGGCCAACGTACTGGCGTCCAGCCAACTATGGCGCGAAATCGTCGAAGAAGTGGCCAAGGACTACCCGGACGTCGAACTGAGCCACATGTACGTCGACAATGCCGCCATGCAACTGGTGCGTGCGCCCAAGCAATTCGACGTGATCGTCACCGACAACCTGTTCGGCGACATTCTGTCCGACCAGGCGTCGATGCTCACCGGTTCCATCGGTATGCTGCCGTCGGCCTCCCTGGACACCAACAACAAGGGTATGTACGAGCCGTGCCACGGCTCGGCGCCGGACATTGCGGGGCAGGGCATTGCCAACCCGTTGGCGACCATTTTATCGGTGTCGATGATGCTGCGTTACAGCTTCAACCTGGCGGACGCGGCGGACGCGATCGAGAAAGCCGTGAGCCTGGTGCTCGACCAGGGCTTGCGCACCGGCGATATCTGGTCCCAGGGTTGCACCAAAGTCGGGACGCAAGAAATGGGCGATGCTGTAGTCGCCGCGCTGCGGAATCTGTAA
- a CDS encoding class I SAM-dependent methyltransferase — MTTTAHTQVVQKQFGEQAAAYLSSAVHAQGTEFALLQAELAGQGSARLLDLGCGAGHVSFHVAPLVKEVVACDLSQQMLDVVAAAAQDRGFTNISTVHGAAERLPFADGEFDFVFSRYSAHHWSDLGLALREVRRVLKPGGVAAFVDVLSPGSPLLDTYLQTVEVLRDTSHVRDYSAAEWMQQLSESGLHVRNSLRQRLRLEYTSWVERMRTPEVLRAAILELQQAMGQEVRDYYEIQADGTFSTDVLVVFAQR, encoded by the coding sequence ATGACCACCACCGCCCACACCCAAGTCGTGCAAAAACAATTCGGCGAGCAAGCTGCGGCCTACCTGAGCAGCGCCGTTCACGCCCAGGGCACCGAATTTGCGCTGCTCCAGGCCGAACTGGCCGGGCAGGGCAGCGCACGACTGCTGGACCTGGGCTGCGGTGCCGGTCATGTCAGTTTCCATGTCGCACCGTTGGTTAAAGAAGTGGTGGCCTGCGACTTGTCCCAACAGATGCTTGATGTGGTGGCTGCCGCTGCGCAAGATCGCGGTTTCACCAATATCAGCACCGTACACGGTGCCGCCGAACGCCTGCCGTTTGCCGATGGCGAGTTCGACTTCGTATTCAGCCGTTATTCGGCCCACCACTGGAGCGACCTTGGCCTGGCCCTGCGCGAAGTACGTCGGGTACTCAAGCCGGGCGGCGTGGCGGCCTTCGTGGATGTGTTGTCACCGGGCAGCCCGTTGCTGGACACTTACCTGCAAACCGTCGAAGTACTGCGCGACACCAGCCATGTGCGTGATTACTCTGCCGCAGAGTGGATGCAGCAACTGAGCGAATCCGGTCTGCATGTGCGTAACAGCCTGCGCCAGCGCCTGCGCCTGGAGTACACCTCGTGGGTCGAGCGTATGCGCACGCCGGAGGTATTGCGCGCGGCAATCCTTGAGCTGCAACAGGCAATGGGCCAGGAAGTGCGCGATTACTACGAAATTCAGGCCGACGGCACCTTCAGCACCGACGTGCTGGTGGTCTTCGCCCAACGCTGA
- the leuD gene encoding 3-isopropylmalate dehydratase small subunit: MRAFTQHTGLVAPLDRANVDTDQIIPKQFLKSIKRTGFGPNLFDEWRYLDVGYAYQDNSKRPLNKDFVLNAERYQGASVLLARENFGCGSSREHAPWALEEYGFRSIIAPSYADIFFNNSFKNGLLPIILSDAEVDELFQQVEANVGYQLTVDLAAQTVTRPDGKVYHFEVEAFRKHCLINGLDDIGLTLQDGDAIAAFESKHRASQPWLFRD; this comes from the coding sequence ATGCGTGCTTTTACACAACACACAGGTTTAGTCGCGCCGTTGGACCGTGCCAACGTGGACACCGACCAGATCATTCCCAAGCAGTTTCTGAAGTCGATCAAGCGCACCGGTTTCGGCCCCAACCTGTTTGACGAGTGGCGCTACCTGGACGTGGGCTACGCCTACCAGGACAACTCCAAGCGCCCGCTGAACAAGGACTTCGTACTCAACGCCGAGCGTTACCAGGGCGCCAGTGTGTTGCTGGCGCGGGAAAACTTCGGTTGCGGCTCCAGCCGTGAACATGCGCCGTGGGCCCTGGAAGAATATGGCTTTCGCAGCATCATCGCGCCGAGCTATGCCGATATCTTCTTCAACAACAGCTTCAAGAATGGCCTGTTGCCGATCATCCTGAGCGATGCCGAAGTGGACGAGCTGTTCCAGCAGGTGGAAGCCAATGTGGGCTACCAGTTGACGGTAGACCTGGCCGCACAGACCGTGACCCGTCCGGATGGCAAGGTGTACCACTTCGAAGTGGAAGCCTTTCGCAAGCACTGCCTGATCAATGGCCTGGACGATATCGGCCTGACCTTGCAGGACGGCGACGCGATTGCGGCATTTGAGAGCAAGCACCGGGCGAGCCAGCCGTGGTTGTTTCGCGATTGA
- the leuC gene encoding 3-isopropylmalate dehydratase large subunit yields the protein MAGKTLYDKLWDSHEVKRRDDGSSLIYIDRHIIHEVTSPQAFEGLRLAGRKPWRVDSIIATPDHNVPTTPERKGGIDAIVDTVSRLQVQTLDDYCDEYGITEFKMNDVRQGIVHVIGPEQGATLPGMTVVCGDSHTSTHGAFGALAHGIGTSEVEHVFATQCLVAKKMKNMLVRVEGQLPFGVTAKDIVLAVIGKIGTAGGNGHAIEFAGSAIRDLSIEGRMTICNMSIEAGARVGMVAADEKTVEYVKGRPFAPQGADWDAAVEAWKDLVSDADAVFDTVVELDAAQIKPQVSWGTSPEMVLAVDQNVPDPAQEADLVKRGSIERALKYMGLKANQAITDIQLDRVFIGSCTNSRIEDLRAAAVIAKGRKVASTIKQAIVVPGSGLVKAQAEAEGLDKIFLEAGFEWREPGCSMCLAMNPDRLESGEHCASTSNRNFEGRQGAGGRTHLVSPAMAAAAAVNGRFIDVRELI from the coding sequence ATGGCCGGCAAAACGCTTTACGACAAGCTTTGGGATTCCCATGAAGTGAAACGTCGCGATGATGGATCGTCGCTGATCTACATCGACCGCCACATCATCCATGAAGTGACCTCGCCCCAAGCGTTCGAAGGCCTGCGGCTGGCCGGGCGCAAGCCATGGCGCGTCGACTCCATCATCGCCACCCCGGACCACAACGTGCCCACCACCCCGGAGCGCAAGGGCGGCATCGACGCCATTGTCGATACGGTGTCGCGCTTGCAGGTGCAGACCCTCGACGACTACTGCGATGAATACGGCATCACCGAATTCAAGATGAATGACGTGCGTCAAGGCATCGTCCACGTGATCGGCCCGGAGCAGGGCGCGACCCTGCCGGGCATGACCGTGGTCTGCGGCGACTCCCATACCTCCACCCACGGCGCATTCGGCGCCCTGGCCCATGGCATCGGCACTTCGGAGGTGGAGCATGTGTTCGCCACCCAGTGCCTGGTCGCCAAGAAAATGAAGAACATGCTGGTACGCGTCGAAGGCCAGCTGCCGTTTGGCGTGACCGCCAAGGACATCGTGCTCGCGGTGATCGGCAAGATCGGCACCGCCGGCGGTAACGGCCATGCCATCGAGTTCGCCGGCAGCGCTATTCGCGACCTGTCCATTGAAGGCCGCATGACCATCTGCAACATGTCCATCGAAGCCGGTGCCCGCGTGGGCATGGTGGCGGCGGACGAAAAGACCGTCGAATACGTCAAGGGCCGCCCATTCGCGCCGCAGGGCGCCGATTGGGACGCCGCCGTCGAAGCCTGGAAAGATCTGGTGTCCGATGCCGACGCGGTGTTCGACACCGTGGTTGAACTCGATGCCGCGCAGATCAAGCCGCAAGTCAGCTGGGGCACTTCGCCGGAAATGGTATTGGCCGTTGATCAGAACGTGCCGGACCCGGCTCAGGAAGCCGACTTGGTCAAGCGCGGTTCCATCGAGCGCGCCCTCAAGTACATGGGGTTAAAGGCCAACCAGGCGATCACCGATATCCAGCTGGATCGCGTGTTCATCGGCTCCTGCACCAACTCGCGCATCGAAGACCTGCGTGCCGCTGCCGTGATCGCCAAGGGCCGCAAGGTGGCCTCGACCATCAAGCAGGCCATCGTGGTGCCCGGTTCAGGTCTGGTCAAAGCCCAGGCTGAAGCCGAGGGCCTGGACAAGATCTTCCTCGAAGCCGGTTTCGAATGGCGCGAGCCGGGCTGCTCCATGTGCCTGGCGATGAACCCGGACCGCCTGGAATCCGGCGAGCATTGCGCGTCGACCTCCAACCGTAACTTCGAAGGGCGTCAGGGCGCCGGTGGGCGTACCCACCTGGTCAGCCCGGCCATGGCTGCCGCCGCAGCCGTCAACGGTCGTTTCATCGACGTTCGCGAATTGATCTGA
- a CDS encoding LysR family transcriptional regulator, with the protein MDLANLNAFIAIAETGSFSGAGERLHLTQPAISKRIAGLEQQLKVRLFDRLGREVGLTEAGRALLPRAYQILNVLDDTRRALTNLTGEVSGRLTLATSHHIGLHRLPPVLRTFTRQYPSVALDIQFLDSEVAYEEILHGRAEVAVITLAPEPHNLVRATPVWDDPLDFVVAPEHSLISNGSVSLADIAGHPAVFPGGNTFTHHIVSRLFEAQGLTPNIAMSTNYLETIKMMVSIGLAWSVLPRTMLDDQVASIALPGIQLRRQLGYIVHTERTLSNAARAFMSLLDAQVDPPGTPA; encoded by the coding sequence ATGGACCTGGCCAACCTCAACGCCTTTATCGCCATCGCCGAGACCGGCAGCTTCTCCGGCGCCGGGGAACGCTTGCACCTGACCCAGCCGGCCATCAGCAAACGCATTGCCGGCCTTGAGCAACAATTGAAGGTCCGACTGTTCGACCGCCTGGGCCGCGAAGTCGGCTTGACCGAAGCGGGGCGGGCCTTGTTGCCGCGTGCCTATCAGATCCTGAATGTGCTGGATGACACCCGTCGCGCCCTGACCAACCTGACCGGCGAAGTCAGCGGGCGCCTCACACTGGCCACCAGCCACCACATTGGCCTGCACCGTCTGCCGCCGGTCCTGCGCACCTTCACTCGGCAATACCCGAGCGTGGCGTTGGATATTCAATTCCTCGATTCGGAAGTGGCCTACGAAGAAATCCTCCACGGCCGCGCCGAAGTGGCGGTCATCACCCTGGCGCCCGAGCCGCACAACCTGGTGCGCGCGACGCCGGTGTGGGACGACCCGCTGGATTTCGTGGTGGCTCCCGAACACAGCCTGATCAGCAACGGCTCCGTCAGCCTGGCCGATATCGCCGGGCACCCTGCAGTGTTTCCCGGCGGCAACACCTTTACCCACCATATTGTCAGTCGCCTGTTCGAGGCCCAGGGCCTGACGCCGAATATCGCGATGAGCACCAACTACCTGGAAACCATCAAGATGATGGTGTCCATCGGCCTGGCCTGGAGCGTGTTACCGCGCACCATGCTGGATGATCAGGTGGCAAGTATCGCTTTGCCGGGCATACAGCTGCGTCGCCAGCTAGGCTATATCGTGCACACCGAAAGGACGCTGTCGAACGCTGCGCGGGCTTTCATGAGCCTGTTGGATGCACAGGTCGATCCGCCAGGGACACCGGCATGA